The sequence below is a genomic window from Gammaproteobacteria bacterium.
TAGGCCGAGCGAGAAGAGAACGGACGAGCCGATCCGCTTCATCCGGGCATCCGAGATCACGGCCCGGCTGGGGGTGGCGCGGCCGACGATCTACGGCTGGGTGGATGCGGGTCGCTTTCCCCCGCCGATCCACCTGGGTCCGCGCGCGGTCGGCTGGATCAGGTCGGAGTTCGACGCGTGGATCCACAATCGAATTGCCGAGACCCGGGGCGGTGGAGAGTCCGTCGCCCCAATGACCCTTCAGGGAAAGGACAGGAAATGATGAGAACGTTGCTGACGACGATGCGGACGACCGCGTGGGCCTTGCTGCTGATGCTGACGCCCGGTGCGCTCAACGCGCAGGGCACGAGTCCGTGGGTGGACGCGGTGAACGAGCTACAGACGCAGTTCACGGGACCGATCGCGCGCGGGCTGTCGCTGATCGCGATCGTGGTGGGCGGGCTGATGTTCGCGTTCGGCGAGGGCGGGAGCAAGCGCACGCTGGCCGGGATCATCTTCGGGATCGGGATGGCCGTGGGCGCGGTGAACTTCCTCGGCTGGCTGTTCTGATGCGGGGCCTCAGGCGCTGGGCCGGATACGCGGCGCTGAACCGTCCGCTGACGGTGCTGGGCGTGGAGCGGCGGCTGTTCCTGCTGGGCGCGACGCTCGCGGTCGCGGTGTGGAACGCGACGGCCTCGCTCGTGGCGGGCGGGGTGGTGTTCGCGGGTTGCTACGGCGCGGGCTGGCTCGCGGGCCGGAGGGACCCGGCCATGCTCGCGGTGCTGCGGACCGCCGCCCGCTATCCGGCGCGGTACGATCCGGGCAAGTGGGCGGAAGAGCCCTGGCATCTCCGCATCCGGACGGACTCGAAGTGAGAGTCGCGGAGGAACGCCGGGCCTACGAGGCGGCGGGCTCGCTGGCCGAGGAACTGCCCTACTGGGGCTGGCTCGACGATGGCCGCACCTGTCTGACCCGTGCGGGCGAGTTGGTCGCGGCGGGCCGGATCCGGCCCGCCGCAGTGGACGGGCGCACGCCTGAGCAGATCGACCGGGTGCTCGGGCTCTGGCAGCGGTTGCTGTCGGGGCTCGGTTCCGACACGCGCCTCCAGTTCCACATGCTGCGGCGTCCCAGCCTCGCCG
It includes:
- a CDS encoding TrbC/VirB2 family protein, yielding MMRTLLTTMRTTAWALLLMLTPGALNAQGTSPWVDAVNELQTQFTGPIARGLSLIAIVVGGLMFAFGEGGSKRTLAGIIFGIGMAVGAVNFLGWLF
- a CDS encoding VirB3 family type IV secretion system protein, with the protein product MRGLRRWAGYAALNRPLTVLGVERRLFLLGATLAVAVWNATASLVAGGVVFAGCYGAGWLAGRRDPAMLAVLRTAARYPARYDPGKWAEEPWHLRIRTDSK